In one window of Oncorhynchus gorbuscha isolate QuinsamMale2020 ecotype Even-year unplaced genomic scaffold, OgorEven_v1.0 Un_scaffold_82:::fragment_2:::debris, whole genome shotgun sequence DNA:
- the LOC124019364 gene encoding discoidin, CUB and LCCL domain-containing protein 2-like isoform X2: protein MSGTHQSGRGFSLAYSTTEHPDLITCLDKGIHFTEAEFTRYCPAGCLTSVGEISGTIPHGYRDSSPVCLAAIHAGVVSNSVGGQISVVNSKGIPHYDGSLANNVSSTVGPLSNSLFTFKTSGCYGTLGLESGVVRDSQLFASSVWEWSDVIGKPSEWGPTGARLNGAGLPWVSAHSNQQQWLQVDLKKEKRITGITTTGSSLLEYQFYVSAYRVLYSNDGQHWNIYREADATQDKIFKGNTNYLQEVRNNFIPPIEARYVRISPTQWHQRIALKFELLGCQFHQARPRIYHPARPPPPSVATDTPPMYGRTTHTPDIRNTTMPPCTINDMAFATVLVPVLVMILTTLILTTVCAWHWKNRKNSSEGAYDLSHWDRADWWKSMKQFLPSKITEGEESVRYSSSEVGQLRVRGNTPRLRTEPAEYAQPLVSGVMTSLGQRSTFKPEEGSDPGYTDPNLYDAPMATDIYHAYAQPLPASGAEYSTPIMIDIASHLSGSSTLNQPITVSSFMGHGPASLLTRTDSGQSGRSMYDTPKSTGQATPTKDLAYQVPQSSSQKPVE, encoded by the exons ATCTGATCACCTGTCTAGACAAAGGAATCCACTTCACTGAGGCAGAGTTCACTAGATACTGTCCAGCAGGATGCCTGACGTCTGTTGGGGAGATCTCTGGGACCATACCCCACGGCTACAGAGAT tCGTCTCCAGTGTGTCTAGCAGCCATCCATGCAGGTGTGGTGTCTAACTCTGTGGGCGGTCAGATCAGTGTGGTCAACAGTAAGGGCATCCCTCACTACGATGGCTCGTTGGCTAACAACGTCTCCTCCACTGT TGGTCCCTTGTCCAACAGCCTCTTCACTTTCAAGACCAGTG gttgctATGGGACACTAGGTCTAGAATCGGGCGTTGTTAGGGACTCCCAGCTCTTTGCTTCCTCGGTGTGGGAATGGAGTGACGTGATTGGCAAACCCAGTGAGTGGGGCCCAACCGGGGCCCGCCTTAATGGGGCCGGGCTTCCCTGGGTGTCGGCTCACAGCAACCAGCAGCAGTGGCTACAGGTGGATctgaagaaggagaagaggatcaCAGGCATCACCACTACAGGCTCCTCCCTCCTGGAGTACCAGTTCTACGTGTCAGCCTATCGGGTCCTCTACAGCAATGACGGACAGCACTGGAACATCTATCGGGAGGCAGATGCTACCCAGGACAAG ATTTTTAAAGGGAACACCAATTACCTCCAGGAGGTGCGCAATAACTTCATCCCACCAATCGAGGCGCGGTATGTGAGGATAAGCCCCACCCAGTGGCACCAGCGAATTGCCCTCAAGTTTGAGCTGCTCGGATGCCAGTTCCATCAAG CGAGGCCCCGGATATACCACCCCGCTcggcctccccctccctcagtgGCCACAGACACCCCCCCAATGTACGGCCGGACCACCCACACCCCtgacatcagaaacaccaccaTGCCTCCATGCACCATCAATG ACATGGCGTTTGCAACGGTGTTGGTGCCGGTGTTGGTCATGATTCTGACCACCCTCATCTTGACCACGGTCTGTGCCTGGCACTGGAAGAACAG GAAGAATAGTTCAGAGGGAGCTTATGACCTGTCTCACTGGGACCGTGCAG ACTGGTGGAAGAGTATGAAGCAGTTCCTGCCATCCAAGATCACGGAGGGGGAGGAGTCAGTCCGCTACAGCAGCAGTGAGGTGGGCCAGCTCAGAGTGAGAGGGAACACCCCCAGACTACGGACCGAacccgcag AGTATGCCCAGCCCCTGGTCAGCGGTGTCATGACATCACTAGGTCAGAGGTCAACTTTCAAGCCAGAGGAAGGTTCTGACCCCGGCTACACGGACCCTAACCTCTACGACGCTCCCATGGCAACAGACATCTACCATGCCTACGCTCAACCCCTGCCCGCCTCCGGTGCAGAGTATTCCACGCCCATTATGATTGACATTGCAAGCCACCTATCAGGGAGCTCCACACTGAACCAGCCAATCACAGTCTCCAGCTTCATGGGCCATGGCCCCGCCTCCCTTCTCACGAGAACAGACAGCGGGCAATCGGGGAGGTCAATGTATGACACGCCCAAGAGTACAGGACAGGCCACACCCACTAAGGACTTAGCCTATCAGGTGCCTCAGAGCAGCTCTCAGAAGCCAGTGGAGTAG